A window of Variovorax paradoxus genomic DNA:
ACAACATGGAGGGAACATTGCGCCTCGCGTTCGGCATGGCCGCAATACTCATGCAATGCACCCTGCCTAGAGTGCGGCACGCCGGAAGAACGCCCGGCGTCGCATTTCTCTCTCTACGAAGGAGCATGACCGTGCGCATCCTGCTGGTGGAAGACGAGCCCGAGATGGCGTCGGTGCTGCGCACCGCGCTGCACAAGCGTGGCGTGCTGGTGGACCACGCCGCCACGCTGGCCGATGGTGGCCGCCATGTGGAAGCCACGCCCTACGACGCGCTGGTGCTCGACCGCCGGCTACCCGACGGCGACGGCCTCTCGCTGGTGTCGGACCTGCGCGCCGCCGGCAACCATATCCCGGTGCTGATGCTCACCGCGCGCGATGCGCTGGACGACCGCGTGCAGGGCCTGGACGCCGGCGCCGACGACTACCTCGGCAAGCCCTTCGCGGTGGAAGAGCTGCTGGCGCGCATCCGCGCGCTGCTACGCAGGCCCGCCGCAGCCCTGCCCGACGTGCTGCGCATCGCGGCGCTGAGCTTCGACTTCACGCATTGCGAAGCCAGCGTCGACGCGCAGCGCATGGAGCTGCCGCGCCGCGAACTGCTTGCCTTGGAAACCCTGGTGCGGCGTGCCGGTCGCACGGTGCTGCGCAGTTCGCTGGAGCGGGCGGTGTTCGGGCTCGACGCGGAGATCCAGTCGAACGCGCTCGACACGCATGTCTCGCGCCTGCGCAAGAAGCTCGCCGACACCGGCGCAGGCGTGGAGATCGCCAGCATTCGCGGCGTCGGCTACCTGCTGCGCTCGCAGTCATGAGCACGGGCACGCAAGGCCAGGGCGCGCAACCTTCGCTCAAGCGGCGGCTGATCCGGCAGCTGGTGTTGCTGCAGGTGGCGATACAGCTGGTGGTGATCGGCGCGCTCGCGGCGACGGGGCAGCTGATCGACTTCAGCTCGCCGGAGAACACGGTCGAGATCCTGCAAGAGGCCGTGGCGCGCGAAGCCGACGGCCGCCTCTCGATGCGGCCGACCGAGCGCCTTGCCGCGCTGCGCCGGGCGCAGCCCGGGCTGTGGTTCTCGGTGCGCGACGCACAGGGGCGGCAGGTGGTGGAAGGCCGCATCCCGCCCGAGTTCGCGCGCATCGGCGACACGCTCGACCAGGTGCGGCAGGCGCGGCTGGGCTGGAACATCGGTGACGCGCCGCGCCAATCCGCGCGCATGCGCTGGGTCGATTCGCCCGCCGGCGAGGTGCAGATACTCACCGGCGCCGACAGCCCCATCACGTGGCGCAACCTCGGCCTGTCGGTGCTGCTGCTGTTGCTGAAGGTGGTGCTGCCGATCATGGCGATCACCGTGACGGCCACGCTGCTGGCAACGCACTTCGTGGTGCGGCGCACGCTGGCCGGTCTGAACGCGGCAGCGGCGCGCGCCGGCCAGATCGACGCCGACCAGCGCGGCGTGCGCCTGCCGCTGTCCGACGTGCCCGGCGAAGTGGCGACGCTGGTGGCGGCCTTCAACGACGCGCTGCAGCGGCTGGACGACGGCCATGCGCGCCACGAGCGCTTCCTGGCGGATGCGGCGCATGAGCTGCGCACGCCGCTCGCCATCCTCAACACACGCCTCGACAACCTGCCCGACAGCGCCGAGAAGACGCGCCTGCTGGCCGACGCGGCGCGCCTGTCCGTGCTGGCGGGGCAGCTGCTGGACCT
This region includes:
- a CDS encoding response regulator transcription factor, producing MTVRILLVEDEPEMASVLRTALHKRGVLVDHAATLADGGRHVEATPYDALVLDRRLPDGDGLSLVSDLRAAGNHIPVLMLTARDALDDRVQGLDAGADDYLGKPFAVEELLARIRALLRRPAAALPDVLRIAALSFDFTHCEASVDAQRMELPRRELLALETLVRRAGRTVLRSSLERAVFGLDAEIQSNALDTHVSRLRKKLADTGAGVEIASIRGVGYLLRSQS
- a CDS encoding sensor histidine kinase, which codes for MSTGTQGQGAQPSLKRRLIRQLVLLQVAIQLVVIGALAATGQLIDFSSPENTVEILQEAVAREADGRLSMRPTERLAALRRAQPGLWFSVRDAQGRQVVEGRIPPEFARIGDTLDQVRQARLGWNIGDAPRQSARMRWVDSPAGEVQILTGADSPITWRNLGLSVLLLLLKVVLPIMAITVTATLLATHFVVRRTLAGLNAAAARAGQIDADQRGVRLPLSDVPGEVATLVAAFNDALQRLDDGHARHERFLADAAHELRTPLAILNTRLDNLPDSAEKTRLLADAARLSVLAGQLLDLQRMKGREERRQRVDLVDMAREVVAEMAPLALASGYDISFEPQAGRVEIDGDRDALSRALTNLVRNAIDHAGGQGSVVVRVDASGDVDVIDDGPGIPPAQRAHVFKPFYRVHASGPGAGLGLSLVQEIVRLHGGEVSVHDGPEGGALFRMRFRPARASGMTDAGAFE